gaggttttagggtgcaatcaatgtttttacggtagttatacaccctctaagggggagctgccatacaattgaaagacacttttctgcataactgaaaataatctaatattataatgtcgagttttggtaaaagtactgaatttttataataaaaaataatattaaagagtagattagaagatcaatcaatgaacagttctacgataggacccatgaacgtgcgcttagtaagaaaacgtggatgtgataacgaaaaataaattttggacgggacgaagtttgccgggtcagctagtttaaaataaaaatttaatttgtcaattatacaggggtgtccgtctttcacGACTTTCCCCTATATGTCCAATCACGTTGGTTTGGTAGAAGGGTGCACCACGGCTGGAGTCACAAGAAACtaatgtattttttctctttcttttcaTGATTCATTCATAGACATTTCCACCGCCGCGAACAACGACGAACGCTGGCAGCCAACCCAGCAGACTCATCCCCAAgatcagcagcaacagcagcaacaacccAGCGAGCAGACGTGGAACACTGGTGGCAAGCATTCCTCCAGTTCGTATTCCCAAAAAGGATTCAAAAAACCTAAGATCGAACCCCAGGAAGGTTCCCCAACGACCAACGGATGCAGCACTCTAAACATACCCCAGACTACCGGGTCGGATAAAAAGGGAAATTTTGGATCCGCTGCCGTTGGAGCTCCAACCGGTAAGCGCTACGGTTGTAGTTCATGTCCGTACACCACGGATCGGAGGGATCTTTTTACGCGGCACGAAAACATCCATAAGGAGGAAAAGCCATTCCACTGTTACGCCTGTCTGAAGCAGTTCAACCGAGCAGATCACGTCAAGAAACACTTCCTGCGGATGCATCGAGACATGGAATACGAAATCGCAAAAACTCGACGGACCGTCAGTTCCAAGAGCTACTACAACAAcaataataacaacaacaacaccaacAGCGCGGCTATTCCCGCAGCAAATACTCAACCGGCAATTCCCCAGACACCTCAAACCGTCCAGGCAAGCACTCTTAACATTCCAACGGCAACCTTCCCCACCCAAATCACCATTCCTACGCACCATGCCATCATCGAGCACAACTCCCACGCAAACAATCATGATATCGGCGGCGGCACACTGAATGGTGCCCTCCATCACGGGCAACATCCGGCCCAGCAGCCACAATCCCAATCGTCACAACAGATCCTCACGGCGCCACCGATTGTTGCCATCAAGCAGGAGAAAGGAAGCACCATCGTTACGAACAACACCTCCGATAGTAGCCTCACCGATGAGAAgccgaatgtgaaaaaattgaaGGGCGAAAAACGATTCACCTGTTGCTACTGTCCGTGGTCGGGTAAgtgatacttttttttattcatcaatTCATGCCCTTACACTTGCTTCCGTTGTTTCCCTTGCATGTGGGTACCTTTTTTTCGATTCGTTCCACAACAAGTTGTCGATGGCGTACTGTTTCCCTCCTCCGGCTCCTGTCTAAGAATGGGGACACTGTTTGCCCCTCCGCTCGCGGTGAATTTCCTCTCCAAATTTCTACATTCACTGCCACCAGCGTCTTCCGCCGGTTGATCACACGGATGATGAGGGGACTTCCCGCGTCCACTGTCAGCCTGAAGTGCCCGATTCGCAGCGGCCATACGTAGTAAAATTTCACTCGAGCTGGTCTCTGTTGTCCCGGCATGTTTCATGAGCAACTGTTCGATCAAGTTGACCGATTCTTCCGATAGGTTTCGAACGCTTTTATCCTCAATTGAGTGTTTCGATGGCACCTGACTGCACGCGGTACAGGTTGACATATTACACGCGCTTGTACTTCCGAAGGTATGGTACGATTCCAACTGCTCCTGATATTGGGTTTCATCATTCACCAGAGATCTTACAGTCGGG
The Toxorhynchites rutilus septentrionalis strain SRP chromosome 2, ASM2978413v1, whole genome shotgun sequence genome window above contains:
- the LOC129766987 gene encoding uncharacterized protein LOC129766987 — encoded protein: MTDDRELPRFLYRLTQEIVTSRDYTDNNINKICDKYCADSAYPDKERLRRLVLELKRKLTIGAESLPQGSVQQVQLEDVPHHSSCPKIHQESVQHVQLEDFPHRISCPHYSSAQMVTCPAVETLSDKCVGTQSLIFPTVRSLVNDETQYQEQLESYHTFGSTSACNMSTCTACSQVPSKHSIEDKSVRNLSEESVNLIEQLLMKHAGTTETSSSEILLRMAAANRALQADSGRGKSPHHPCDQPAEDAGGSECRNLERKFTASGGANSVPILRQEPEEGNSTPSTTCCGTNRKKGTHMQGKQRKQV